TTCGTTGCAAGAGTAAGATGCTCGTTTTAAGCATCGTTAAAGGAGTAATTTACCTTTACGGTAATCTTTGCCATTTTTAAGGGAACTTCCTCACACCGCGgtttgtttctttatttgttcTTGTAAAAACACCTCGAAGGGAATATAGGATGTGCTCTATATAGACATACccaacaaaagaaaaaagcttCTTTTTGATACAGGGCGCTATGATTTTAGTACAAGCAGCTTTAGGTTACGTGTACCTATTTCTAGTTGAATTTTCTCTCTATGAAATAGTCCTATAAATTTATATaaatctatttttttttttttttcgacACAAAATGTCTATTTCTTGGAGTGCTtactcttctttttgtttttaccTTGTTTCAACTCGTTTAATCTATCAACTTTTTCCTTGATCCTTTCCAAAGATAATTTGACATCAcctttttggaaattgcTTAAGTCGTAGTATGCAGGCGCTATTTCAATCAGCCATTCGGGCCTGACCGAGGTCACAGTTCTTATGTAGTTCTTCGATGTGAGCACAAATTCATTGTAAATGACCCATTCTGCGTCGTGGCCAAGAACCGTACTAGGATGGATCAGAACATCTTGGTTATCTTTAACTGTGATGTATCCTTTAGCTCCcgatcttttttttgctacTTGCATGAAAAACCCAGACGCAAGAGCCTTTCTGATGTTGTCAAAGTATTTAGGGCTTTCATAGTCTGTAGTGTTTAATTCTAGGTTGTAACGGTTCATTAATCTTTCTAATTGGGAGCGGATATTATCAGCAGCGGAAAGGGACCTGTAATTTAGATAGTGGTCACGGCACCACTTATGGATACCATATTCATAAGCTTCATCCGATTTGAACGCATGATATACATTTAGTAAGGTGATATGATCACCGTCTGGATGAGCAAAGATATTCTTGGCATCATCTGCTCGCTTCTTGTCCTTTGTTGGGCGAATAAACACGTTTGGAACCGATAGCATGGCCACTATAGTTAGTATTTCTTGAGAACATTGGAACTCAAAGGACCCAATTAACATCACCGCTAGCATAGGATCCAAGGGAAACTGGGATGCCAATCTACCTAGGGGTGTTAAGTTACCTTCGTCGTCCAGACATGCCAAATAATTTAGTTCTTCAAGGGCTCTCATCATTGTTTCCGGAGCCGGTGGATCCATAAAATCGAAATGGACCAAGTCATCAATacctaatttttttagttctAGAACGGTGGAGGATAAATTGGAACGTAAAATTTCTGGGTAACTTTGCTCTATCAGTTCCTTTTGGAATGCCTCTTCAGTGTATAATCTGAAACATTTACCAGGCCTTGTACGACCAGCACGACCAGCTCTTTGTTGGGCAGAAGCCTTGGAGATAGGGGAAACAAGTAAAGACTCAACTCTAATTCTTGGATTGTAAACTTTTTGCTTTGAAAATCCTGGGTCAACGACGTAGACAATACCATCAATTGTTAAAGAAGTTTCAGCGATGTTCGTGGAGATAACAACTTTCCTGCCTGGTCTACCATTATGTGACTCTGGAGCAGGCTCGAATAttctttgttgttgatgcGGTGGTAATGAACCATACAGTGGGTATACGGATAAAGGTCCGCATCCCTCTTCTCTAACCAATTGATCACCTTCTAAGGAAATCTTTCTGACAGcgtcttcaatttcatcttcaccagttaaaaataacaaaatatcGCCAGCCTCTTCAGTGGCATGAATTTGCAAAACAGTACGAATGGCAGAATCTAAATAGTCCCTTTGAAATTCCGGTGTATAGTATAGCTCAACTGGATATGTTCTGCCCGGAACGGCAAGTAATGGAGCATCGTTGAAGTAGCGTTGGAACTTCTCTGCATCCAGAGTAGCAGACATAATAATTATCTTCAAATCAGGTCTCCTCTTGACTACTTGCTTCAAAAGACCCATCAAAATATCAGTAGCTAGTGTACGTTCGTGCGCTTCATCCAGAATGATACATGAATAACGCGACAAGTCATGGTCTTCCATTGCCTCTCTCAACAACATACCATCAGTCATATACTTCAATATCGTTTTATTAGAAGTTTTATTTTCGAATCTGATAGAATAACCAACTTCTTCGCCCAACTTGACATCCATTTCCTCAGCAACTCTCTGTGCAACAGACATTGCTGCGACACGACGAGGTTGAGTACATGCAACTTGAGTGTTCTCTAAGTGTGGCATCTCATCGAATAAAACGAATTGAGGAATTTGTGTCGTTTTACCGGAACCTGTTTCACCAACAAAAACCATAATCTGGttattttgataaagtttTAAAAACTCATCTCTCTGGGCATGTACTGGCAATTCTCTTCTAATTTTCAGGATATCAACATATTTTGGTGTAAACTCCCTACCGGTAAATGgatttatttttccatCTTCAAGTT
This sequence is a window from Saccharomyces cerevisiae S288C chromosome VII, complete sequence. Protein-coding genes within it:
- the PRP43 gene encoding DEAH-box ATP-dependent RNA helicase PRP43 (RNA helicase in the DEAH-box family; functions in both RNA polymerase I and polymerase II transcript metabolism; catalyzes removal of U2, U5, and U6 snRNPs from the postsplicing lariat-intron ribonucleoprotein complex; required for efficient biogenesis of both small- and large-subunit rRNAs; acts with Sqs1p to promote 20S to 18S rRNA processing catalyzed by endonuclease Nob1p); protein product: MGSKRRFSSEHPDPVETSIPEQAAEIAEELSKQHPLPSEEPLVHHDAGEFKGLQRHHTSAEEAQKLEDGKINPFTGREFTPKYVDILKIRRELPVHAQRDEFLKLYQNNQIMVFVGETGSGKTTQIPQFVLFDEMPHLENTQVACTQPRRVAAMSVAQRVAEEMDVKLGEEVGYSIRFENKTSNKTILKYMTDGMLLREAMEDHDLSRYSCIILDEAHERTLATDILMGLLKQVVKRRPDLKIIIMSATLDAEKFQRYFNDAPLLAVPGRTYPVELYYTPEFQRDYLDSAIRTVLQIHATEEAGDILLFLTGEDEIEDAVRKISLEGDQLVREEGCGPLSVYPLYGSLPPHQQQRIFEPAPESHNGRPGRKVVISTNIAETSLTIDGIVYVVDPGFSKQKVYNPRIRVESLLVSPISKASAQQRAGRAGRTRPGKCFRLYTEEAFQKELIEQSYPEILRSNLSSTVLELKKLGIDDLVHFDFMDPPAPETMMRALEELNYLACLDDEGNLTPLGRLASQFPLDPMLAVMLIGSFEFQCSQEILTIVAMLSVPNVFIRPTKDKKRADDAKNIFAHPDGDHITLLNVYHAFKSDEAYEYGIHKWCRDHYLNYRSLSAADNIRSQLERLMNRYNLELNTTDYESPKYFDNIRKALASGFFMQVAKKRSGAKGYITVKDNQDVLIHPSTVLGHDAEWVIYNEFVLTSKNYIRTVTSVRPEWLIEIAPAYYDLSNFQKGDVKLSLERIKEKVDRLNELKQGKNKKKSKHSKK